The genomic DNA GTGCAGCGTTTCAGCCTGCGGGTCCTTCGGGTACAGCTCGCAATGCCAGTAGGGATAGCCGCCCTCGCCTGCTGCGTACCATTGCAGGTTGATCGCGCCCGGACGCAGGCAGGTGCGTGCCAGATCCGACAAGGCAGCCCCGTCCATCTGCGGGAAGTCTTCAGCCGTGAGGCGCTTCGGTTGGCCGTTGCTGTCTTGTATCTGCAACATCAACGGCGCGATCAATGCCTGTGGATAACGGCGTAGATAAGTCTGCAGCCCGGCGAAAACCGCTTGTTGCAGGACGTTTTCCACATCCGACCAATCGGGCTGGCCGCTGATCCGGAGATCCTTGCTACGCTTGAGTTCCGGGAACACCCCGCTGCCTACCGCACCCGGTTGCAGGCGGTCACTTGCGCGGACCCGCGACACGATCGCCGCACATACATCAGCGGGGACGGCGTTGTGGATCACTTCAATGAAATCTACTGGTTCCTGCACGTGCATGCGTGGATCCCTCGCCAGTGGAACCTTGATGGTGCCCACTGGCGAAGGGGATGTCACGCCAACGTCATGAGCGTGCGGCGAATCAAGCGTTTTGCGCGTCGTGCTGCTGGTGGTACTTCACCGCGGCGTCGACTTCATCGCGCGAGCCAAGGAACACCGGCACGCGCTGGTGCAGCTGGTCCGGCTGGATGTCCAGGATGCGCGCGCGCCCGGTCGAGGCGGCACCGCCTGCCTGTTCCACCAACAGACCCATCGGATTGGCCTCGTACATCAGGCGCAGCTTGCCGGCCTTGGACGCATCTTTCTTGTCCCACGGATAGATGAAAATGCCGCCGCGGGTCAGGATGCGATGCACGTCGGCGACCATGCTGGCGATCCAGCGCATGTTGAAATCCTTGCCGCGCGCGCCTTCCTTGCCCTGCAGCAGATCGGTCACGTAGGCCTGCATCGGGGCTTCCCAATGGCGCTGGTTGGACATGTTGATCGCGAACTCCTGCGTGGCCGCCGGGATCTGCATGTCCTGGGTGGTCAGCAGGAACTCGCCGCTCTCACGGTCCAGGGTGAACGCATGCGTGCCGTGGCCAACGGTGAGCACCATCTGCGTGCTTGGCCCGTAGATGCAGTAGCCCGCCGCGATCTGCGCGGTACCCGGCTGCAGGAAGCTGTCGTCGCCCGGCAGTTCCACGCCCTTCGGGCAGCGCAGCACGGAGAAGATGGTGCCCACCGACACATTCACGTCGATGTTGGAGCTGCCATCGAGGGGATCGAACAACAGCAGGAAGTCGCCGCGCGGATGGATGTCCGGCACGGGCTGCGAATGGTCCATTTCTTCCGATGCACAGGCGGCGAGGTGGCCACCCCACGCGTTGGCTTCCAGCAGGATCTCGTTGCTGATGACGTCCAGCTTCTTCTGCGCTTCGCCCTGCACGTTGCCGGTCCCGGCCTCGCCCAGCACGCCGCCCAGGGCACCCTTGCTGACCGCGATGGAGATGTTGGTGCAGGCGCGGGCCACCACGGCGATCAGCTGGCGCAGGTCGGCATTGATGCGGCCGGCATGCTGTTCCTGGATGAGATACCGGGTCAACGACGTACGGGACATGGGCAGGGCTCGAGCGACGGAAAGATGCGTCTATTGTCGCCGCCCGGATGCAAAAAAGGGGACGGAGGGGATTAAGTCGTTATCGCCTCGTGCGAGCCGATAACGACTTAATCCCCTCCGTCCCCTTTTTGTCGGGTCAGGCCTTGGCGACGTTGGCCACGGCCTGGGCGACGTAGTCCAGGTTGCTCTGGCTCAGTGCGGCCACGCAGATGCGGCCGGTACCGACGGCGTAGATGCCGTACTCATCGCGCAGCTTTTCCACCTGCACGCGGCTCAGGCCGGAGTACGAGAACATGCCGGCCTGGTCGTTGATGAAGGCAAACTCCGGTGCGCCCAGGGCGACCAGACGATCCACCAGCCCGTGGCGCAGGGCATGGATACGCTCGCGCATCTCACTCAGTTCCGCTTCCCACAGCGCGCGCAGCTCCGGGCTGTTCAACACGCCGGCCACCAGGGCCGCACCGTGGTTGGACGGGCTGGAATAGATGGTGCGGATGATGCGCTTGATCTGCGACTGCACGGCCTTGGCGGCGGTAGCATCCGGGGCCACGATCGACAGCGCACCCACGCGCTCGCCATACAGCGAGAACGACTTGGAGTACGAGTTGGCCACGATGAAGCTGTCGATGCCGGCTTCGGCGATGATCCGCACGGCCGCGCCGTCCTGCTCGATGCCCTTGTCGAAGCCCTGGTAGGCCATGTCGATGAAGGGGAACAGCTGCTGTTCCTTCAGTACCTCGGCTACCTGCGTCCACTGCGCGACGGTCAGGTCGGCACCGGTCGGGTTGTGGCAGCACGCATGCAGCAGCACCACGGTGCCCGGCTGCAGCTTCTGCAGGTCGGCCAGCATCGCGGGGAAATCCACGCCGTGGGTCTGTGCGTCGAAGTACGCGTATTCCACAACCTCGAAGCCCGCAGCGCCGAACACGGCGCGGTGGTTTTCCCAACTGGGGTTGCTGATGGCGATGGTGGCGTGCGGCAGCAGCTTGTGCAGCAGGTCGGCGCCCACGCGCAGCGCACCGCTGCCGCCCACGGTCTGGGTGGTGGCGACGCGGCCGGCGGCCAGCAGGGGCGACTCCTTGCCGAACACCAGCTCACGGGTGGCCTGGGTGTACGCCGGCAGTCCATCAATGGGCAGGTAGCCGCGCGGTTTGGCTTCGTTGGCGAGTTGCTGCTCGATCTGCTTGACGGCGCGCAGCAGCGGAATGCGGCCACTCTCGTCGTAGTAGATGCCCACACCCAGGTTGACCTTGGTCGGACGGCTGTCGGCGTTGTACGCCTCGGTCAGGCCCAGGATCGGGTCGCCCGGGACCAGTTCCACGTTTGCAAAGAAGGACACGGCGGTACTCATTCGTTGAGGGGGAGGAAGAAAGCACGCAGCAGCGTCGCGTCCGCACCGGACGCAACCACGCCATCGTAACAAAGGGGGCCGGGGGCGCGGCATTCATCCTCACGCCATGCACCGTAGGATGGTGCCTGATCTTCGCTATCCCCCCGATCCACATGATGAATCTGCTTCCGGCGCGTTGCCGCCTGTCCGCCGCCTGCAGCCTGCTGCTGCCCTCTCTCGCACTGGCCCAGACCCCGCAGCAAGCGCCGACGCGCAGCCTGCCGGCGGTGGAAGTGGAGGCCGCCCGGGTGACCGGTGTTGACGCATTCGCCTTGCCGTCCAGCTCCACCACCGTGTGGATCGACGATGACCGCAGTGGTCCGCAGGCCCAGCTGTCCGAAGCGTTGGGCGGTGTCCCCGGGGTGCTGGCGCGGGACCGGCAGAACCTGGCCCAGGATACCCAGCTGTCGATCCGGGGCTTCGGCGCCCGTTCGACGTTCGGCGTGCGGGGGGTGCGGGTGCTGGTCGATGGTGTACCGGCCACGATGCCCGATGGCCAAGGACAGCTGTCGCATGCCAGCCTGCTGGGCGCCGAGCGCATCGAGGTGTTGCGTGGGCCGTTTTCCGCCCTGTATGGCAACTCCTCCGGCGGGGTGCTGCAGGTGCATACCGCGCGCGGCCGCGAGGGCGATCCCTGGCGGCTTCGGATGAACTACGGGGCCGACAACACCTTGAGCGTGGGCGCCCACCTGCGCGGCGTGCAGGGCCCGGTGGATTACAACATCGCGGCCAACCACTTCCGCACGGACGGCTGGCGCGACCATAGCCGCGCGCGCCGCGAATCGTTGAACGCGCGGCTGGGCATGGCCGTTGGCGAGGACCGGCTGGAGCTGCTGGTCAACCATCTGGACGCGCCCGACGCGCAGGATCCGCTCGGCCTGACCCGTGCGCAGGTGGCGGAGGATCCGCGCCAGGCGACCTCGGTGGCCCACCTGTACAACACGCGCAAATCCGTACGCCAGTCGCAGGCCGGACTGGTCTACAGCGGCGAACGCGATGACCACCGCTTCCGCCTGACCGGGTATGCCGGCCAGCGCGAGGTCACCCAGTTCCTGGCCATTCCGCCGGGTCCGCAGGCCAATCCGCTGCATGCCGGCGGGGTCATCGACCTGGACGGTGACTTCGGCGGGCTGGACGCGCGCTGGGGCTGGAACGGTACGTTGGCCGGCCGCGCGCTGGACATCACCGCCGGTGCCAATGTCGATCGCCAGCGGCAGCACCGTACCGGCTACGAGAACTTCGTCGGCAATCAGCTGGGCGTGCGCGGTGCGCTGCGTCGCGACCAGCGCGATACCGTCACCAACGTCGACCAGTTCGTGCAGGCGTGGTGGCAATGGACCGAGCGCTGGTCCGTGCTGGCCGGCGCGCGCCACAGCAGTGTGCGATTCCGATCGGACGACCATTACATCGTCGGCCGCAACCCGGACGACAGCGGCAGCCGGCGCTACCAGGCCACCACGCCGGTGGCGGGCGTGAGCTTCGAGGTAAACCCGCAGTGGCGCCTGCACGCTGCGATGGGTCGTGGCTTTGAAACGCCCACCTTCAACGAGCTGGGTTACCGCAACGACGGCCTGGCCGGGCTGGCCCTGGGCCTGTCTGCTGCCCGCAGCCGCAACCTGGAGATCGGCAGCAAATGGCACGCCCAGAACGGGCAGCAGCTGGAGGTCAGTGTGTTCCGCGCCGACACCGACGACGAACTGGCCGTGGCCAGCAACACCAATGGCCGCAGTACGTATCGCAACATCGGCAGCACCCGGCGGCAGGGCGCAGAGCTGTCGTGGCGTCAGCCCTTGGCACAGGACCTGGAACTGCAGGTGGCCTGGACGTGGCTGCAGGCGCAGGTGCGCAGCAGCTACCTGACCTGCGCCGGCAGTGGCTGCGCCGTGCCCGACACCCCGGTCGAGGCCGGCAGCCGCCTGCCCGGCGTGCCGCGGCAGCAAGCCTTCGCCCGCCTGCAGTGGCAGCCCGCCGCATGGCAGTGGGCCGCCGAAGTCACCGGCAGCAGCGACACGGTGGTGAATGACCTGGCGACTGAACGCGCCCCCGGCTATGCCGTGGTGAACCTGGAGGCTGGCCGCCGTTGGACCCTGCCGGGCGGGGATCTGCGGGTATTCGCACGTGTGGATAACCTGCTGGACCAGCGTTACATCGGCTCGGTCATCGTCAACGACGGCAATGGTCGCTTCTACGAACCCGGCCCGGATCGCCGTGGCAGCCTGGGCCTGCAGTGGTCGTGGCGCTGAGCCCGCCCTGCGAGGGAAGTGACGGCCGTTGGCCGTCAGCCCCAAAACTGAGGTAAATCAGTCCGGCGCCTTCGCCGGCACGAACGGTGACGTCGGGTCGCTGGCCGGGAAGGTTTCTTCCAGCGCTTGATCCTGATTGTCGCTGGCGTGCTGCTTGCGCTCGCGACGCTTGAGCGGGCT from Stenotrophomonas sp. 169 includes the following:
- a CDS encoding class 1 fructose-bisphosphatase, whose protein sequence is MSRTSLTRYLIQEQHAGRINADLRQLIAVVARACTNISIAVSKGALGGVLGEAGTGNVQGEAQKKLDVISNEILLEANAWGGHLAACASEEMDHSQPVPDIHPRGDFLLLFDPLDGSSNIDVNVSVGTIFSVLRCPKGVELPGDDSFLQPGTAQIAAGYCIYGPSTQMVLTVGHGTHAFTLDRESGEFLLTTQDMQIPAATQEFAINMSNQRHWEAPMQAYVTDLLQGKEGARGKDFNMRWIASMVADVHRILTRGGIFIYPWDKKDASKAGKLRLMYEANPMGLLVEQAGGAASTGRARILDIQPDQLHQRVPVFLGSRDEVDAAVKYHQQHDAQNA
- a CDS encoding amino acid aminotransferase, with protein sequence MSFFANVELVPGDPILGLTEAYNADSRPTKVNLGVGIYYDESGRIPLLRAVKQIEQQLANEAKPRGYLPIDGLPAYTQATRELVFGKESPLLAAGRVATTQTVGGSGALRVGADLLHKLLPHATIAISNPSWENHRAVFGAAGFEVVEYAYFDAQTHGVDFPAMLADLQKLQPGTVVLLHACCHNPTGADLTVAQWTQVAEVLKEQQLFPFIDMAYQGFDKGIEQDGAAVRIIAEAGIDSFIVANSYSKSFSLYGERVGALSIVAPDATAAKAVQSQIKRIIRTIYSSPSNHGAALVAGVLNSPELRALWEAELSEMRERIHALRHGLVDRLVALGAPEFAFINDQAGMFSYSGLSRVQVEKLRDEYGIYAVGTGRICVAALSQSNLDYVAQAVANVAKA
- a CDS encoding 2OG-Fe(II) oxygenase; the protein is MHVQEPVDFIEVIHNAVPADVCAAIVSRVRASDRLQPGAVGSGVFPELKRSKDLRISGQPDWSDVENVLQQAVFAGLQTYLRRYPQALIAPLMLQIQDSNGQPKRLTAEDFPQMDGAALSDLARTCLRPGAINLQWYAAGEGGYPYWHCELYPKDPQAETLHRHLLWTLYLNDGFEEGETEFLFQGRKIAPRTGSLLIAPTAFTHTHRGNRPQGGDKFIATSWILFQSAQQLFGS
- a CDS encoding TonB-dependent receptor; this translates as MNLLPARCRLSAACSLLLPSLALAQTPQQAPTRSLPAVEVEAARVTGVDAFALPSSSTTVWIDDDRSGPQAQLSEALGGVPGVLARDRQNLAQDTQLSIRGFGARSTFGVRGVRVLVDGVPATMPDGQGQLSHASLLGAERIEVLRGPFSALYGNSSGGVLQVHTARGREGDPWRLRMNYGADNTLSVGAHLRGVQGPVDYNIAANHFRTDGWRDHSRARRESLNARLGMAVGEDRLELLVNHLDAPDAQDPLGLTRAQVAEDPRQATSVAHLYNTRKSVRQSQAGLVYSGERDDHRFRLTGYAGQREVTQFLAIPPGPQANPLHAGGVIDLDGDFGGLDARWGWNGTLAGRALDITAGANVDRQRQHRTGYENFVGNQLGVRGALRRDQRDTVTNVDQFVQAWWQWTERWSVLAGARHSSVRFRSDDHYIVGRNPDDSGSRRYQATTPVAGVSFEVNPQWRLHAAMGRGFETPTFNELGYRNDGLAGLALGLSAARSRNLEIGSKWHAQNGQQLEVSVFRADTDDELAVASNTNGRSTYRNIGSTRRQGAELSWRQPLAQDLELQVAWTWLQAQVRSSYLTCAGSGCAVPDTPVEAGSRLPGVPRQQAFARLQWQPAAWQWAAEVTGSSDTVVNDLATERAPGYAVVNLEAGRRWTLPGGDLRVFARVDNLLDQRYIGSVIVNDGNGRFYEPGPDRRGSLGLQWSWR